A genomic stretch from Bordetella sp. N includes:
- a CDS encoding hybrid sensor histidine kinase/response regulator, protein MTENINILVVDDIKQNLVAFEALLSRPGINVLKANSGVEALELLLTNEVALALVDVQMPQMNGFELAELVRGSDRTRTVPLIFLTAATHERDAHFRGYEAGAVDFMYKPIDNDVLLSKVNVFVELYTQRKQLARQLEELRQALTLNEMFTAVLGHDLRNPLSAILHGSELLLRTNDDPQVCTNARRIKFSAGRMAKMVDQLLDVARIRSNGLVLEPAQIDYRDMCQAIIEEIAEPQQRARVELTAHGDTVGKVDVDRFSQVLSNLIGNALQHGTAEAPVAIDIDGQQADRIRVRVRNGGLIPPAQLPDLFNAFQASPESRTSRNGLGLGLYIVKKFVDAHGGTVQATSSTGAGTVFEITMPRAAGAGTLRPGA, encoded by the coding sequence GTGACCGAAAACATCAATATATTGGTCGTCGATGACATCAAGCAGAACCTCGTCGCTTTCGAGGCGCTGCTGAGCCGGCCGGGCATTAACGTGCTGAAGGCCAATTCCGGCGTGGAAGCGCTGGAGCTGCTGCTGACCAATGAGGTCGCGCTGGCGCTGGTCGATGTGCAGATGCCGCAGATGAACGGTTTCGAGCTGGCCGAGCTGGTGCGCGGCAGCGACCGCACGCGCACCGTGCCGCTGATCTTCCTGACCGCCGCCACGCACGAGCGCGACGCGCATTTCCGCGGCTACGAAGCGGGCGCCGTCGACTTCATGTACAAGCCCATCGACAACGACGTGCTGCTCAGCAAGGTCAACGTCTTCGTCGAGCTGTACACGCAGCGCAAGCAGCTGGCCCGCCAGCTTGAAGAATTGCGCCAGGCGCTGACCTTGAACGAGATGTTCACGGCGGTGCTGGGTCACGATCTGCGCAATCCGCTGTCGGCCATCCTGCATGGTTCGGAGCTGCTGCTGCGTACCAACGACGATCCCCAGGTCTGCACCAATGCGCGGCGCATCAAGTTCAGCGCCGGCCGCATGGCCAAGATGGTCGACCAGTTGCTGGACGTGGCGCGCATCCGTTCCAATGGCCTGGTGCTGGAGCCGGCGCAAATCGACTATCGCGACATGTGCCAGGCCATCATCGAGGAGATCGCCGAGCCGCAACAGCGCGCGCGCGTCGAGCTGACGGCCCATGGCGACACCGTGGGCAAGGTCGACGTCGACCGGTTCTCGCAGGTGCTGTCCAACCTGATCGGCAATGCCTTGCAGCATGGCACGGCCGAGGCGCCGGTTGCCATCGACATCGACGGCCAGCAGGCTGACCGCATTCGTGTGCGGGTCCGCAATGGGGGCCTGATTCCGCCTGCCCAACTGCCGGATCTCTTCAATGCCTTCCAGGCCAGCCCGGAAAGCCGCACATCACGCAACGGCTTGGGCCTGGGCCTCTACATCGTGAAGAAGTTCGTCGATGCGCACGGCGGGACGGTGCAAGCCACGTCCTCCACGGGCGCCGGCACCGTGTTCGAGATCACGATGCCCCGCGCGGCCGGCGCCGGAACGCTCCGGCCAGGCGCTTGA
- a CDS encoding polysaccharide deacetylase family protein: protein MSRCNKAVAAVLLGAAACQAAVAAPAPATCAKPVYMTFDTGHMGVAPLVAQVLQKHHVPASFFLANERTQTNGSSLDDQWAPWWKARVADGAVFGSHTYDHVYWLKDLPDGKFLVRPSAGPNQGKKEVFTAAQYCDALNASARRFQQMTGARMAPLFRAPGGHTSPALLKAALACGYHHVGWAPNGFLGDELPSDKYPNQRLLERALENIRPGDILMAHLGIWSRQDPWAPAVLEPLITGLQAKGYCFQTLARHPEYGKWATAATVASNTSK, encoded by the coding sequence ATGTCTCGATGCAATAAGGCCGTCGCCGCCGTCCTCCTGGGGGCAGCCGCCTGCCAGGCGGCGGTGGCCGCGCCGGCGCCCGCCACCTGCGCCAAGCCCGTCTATATGACCTTCGATACCGGACATATGGGTGTGGCGCCGCTGGTGGCGCAGGTGCTGCAAAAGCACCACGTGCCGGCCAGTTTTTTCCTGGCCAACGAACGCACCCAGACCAACGGTTCGTCGCTGGACGACCAGTGGGCCCCCTGGTGGAAGGCTCGCGTGGCCGACGGCGCCGTATTCGGCTCGCATACCTACGATCACGTGTATTGGCTCAAGGACCTGCCGGACGGCAAGTTCCTGGTGCGGCCCAGTGCCGGCCCCAATCAGGGCAAGAAGGAAGTGTTCACCGCCGCGCAGTATTGCGACGCCTTGAACGCGTCGGCCCGGCGCTTCCAGCAGATGACCGGGGCACGGATGGCGCCGCTGTTTCGCGCGCCGGGCGGCCATACCTCGCCCGCGCTGCTGAAGGCCGCGCTGGCTTGCGGGTATCACCACGTCGGCTGGGCGCCCAATGGGTTCCTGGGCGATGAACTGCCCAGCGACAAGTATCCCAACCAGCGCCTGCTGGAGCGCGCGCTGGAAAACATAAGGCCCGGCGACATCCTGATGGCGCACCTGGGTATCTGGTCACGCCAGGATCCCTGGGCGCCGGCGGTGCTGGAGCCGCTGATCACCGGATTGCAGGCCAAGGGCTACTGTTTCCAGACCCTGGCCCGGCATCCGGAATACGGCAAGTGGGCCACCGCCGCGACCGTGGCGAGCAACACAAGCAAGTAG
- a CDS encoding sterol desaturase family protein codes for MDTINHYIGLAQDWLFEFLIQPVLYHLGFAGALEDAYDATLWLLAGIAQIIVLLCVIGPLQRWRPVEKVLNRKEIRLDVLYTVIHRLGLFRVALFFSVDPLFDSFFGQMKVWGFSTFQLDNLWPGITDHALVSLAIYLVIFDLVEYLYHRAQHNIEWMWQLHAVHHSTRQMTMWSDNRNHLLDDLLHDAVIVVISQLIGVPPAQFVAIVAITQLIESLSHANLRMSFGSIGQRLLVGPKFHREHHAIAYQTTATGKVIGNNYAVLFPIWDILFRTAHFKGNYGATGIADQLPEAGGRDYGRGFFAQQWLGFKRLAGAFRRRPRGAS; via the coding sequence ATGGACACCATCAATCACTACATCGGCCTGGCGCAGGACTGGCTGTTCGAGTTCCTGATCCAGCCGGTGCTTTACCACCTCGGCTTCGCCGGGGCGTTGGAAGACGCCTACGACGCCACCTTGTGGCTGCTGGCCGGTATCGCACAGATCATCGTCCTGCTCTGCGTGATCGGGCCGCTGCAACGCTGGCGGCCGGTGGAAAAAGTGCTGAACCGCAAGGAGATCCGGCTTGACGTGCTGTACACGGTGATCCACCGCCTGGGCCTGTTCCGCGTGGCCTTGTTCTTCTCGGTCGATCCCCTGTTCGACAGCTTTTTCGGCCAGATGAAGGTCTGGGGTTTCTCCACTTTCCAGCTGGACAACCTGTGGCCCGGCATCACGGATCACGCTCTGGTCAGCCTGGCCATCTATCTGGTGATCTTCGACCTGGTCGAGTACCTGTACCACCGCGCCCAGCACAACATCGAATGGATGTGGCAGCTGCACGCCGTGCATCACAGCACCCGCCAGATGACGATGTGGAGCGACAACCGCAATCACCTGCTCGACGACCTGCTGCACGACGCCGTGATCGTGGTCATCTCGCAATTGATCGGCGTGCCGCCGGCCCAGTTCGTGGCCATCGTCGCCATCACCCAGCTGATCGAAAGCCTGTCGCACGCCAACCTGCGCATGAGCTTCGGCAGTATCGGCCAGCGCCTGCTGGTCGGCCCCAAATTCCATCGAGAGCACCACGCCATCGCCTATCAGACGACGGCCACCGGCAAGGTCATCGGCAATAACTACGCCGTGCTGTTCCCCATCTGGGACATCCTGTTCCGCACCGCCCATTTCAAGGGCAATTACGGCGCCACGGGTATCGCCGACCAGCTGCCGGAAGCCGGCGGCCGCGATTACGGCCGCGGCTTCTTCGCGCAGCAGTGGCTGGGCTTCAAGCGCCTGGCCGGAGCGTTCCGGCGCCGGCCGCGCGGGGCATCGTGA